The sequence CCAAGGTTTTGAAGTTCTCTAACAATTGCAGTGGCTCGTTTTACACTCAAATCCCAGTTGTCTAACAATTCTCCTCTTTTTCCGTAAGGAACGTTGTCGGTGTGACCTTCAACCATTGCTTCAAAATCAGGCTTACCGTTGATTACTTTAGCAACTTTAGTTAATATTTCGGTAGCTCTGTTTGAAATTTGGTAACTTCCGCTCTTGAAGATTACTTTATCTGAAAGAGAAATATAAACAACTCCTTTTTCAACATTTACTTCAATATCTGGATCGTTCATCCCAACTTCTCTTTTGAGACTTGTAACAAGTGCAAGTGTAACGCTATCTTTTTTGGTAAGCGCATCCTGCAAGCGTGTAATCTTCAAATCTTTTTCTTTTAAACTTTCCAAAGACTTTTCAAGATTAGTTGCTCCTTTAGAGGTTAACATTGTAAGGTCTTTTGAACTTTGAATCAAGTCTGAATTTGTCTTTTTCATATCTGCTAGACGCTCTTCAAGTTCTTTAGCACGTGCCATAGAGGCTGCTCTATCAGAAAGACAATCGTTAAGTTTAACGGTTGCCGTGTTCAATAAATCTTGTGTATTTTTTTGTTTTGTTTCCAACTCGGTATATTTTTTCTTGGACACGCAAGAAGTAAATACCAAACCAGAGCACATTGCAAGAATCAATAGTTTCTTCATAATTTGTAAGTTTTATATTAGATTGTTTGTTTCAATAATTCCGACCAAAATTATAAAATTGGCTATGAGCCAAGAAACGATTAACAATACTTTATGTTATAGTTTGTTAAAATATTTCTTTTTTCGCATAAAATATTGAAATACAATAGATTTGATCTTGAAATATTTAAAATTTGAAGAATATTTCTTTCTTTTCTTTAGAAATTTGGGAAACAAGCCATAAAAACTAAAGTGTGCTTTTAGAATAGCAACGAAGTGTTTGGGTTTTCCTTGAATTAAAAATTGAAATGCTGCAATTCCATCCAATAGCATTCGTGCAAAAATAGAGCTGAAAGTGCTGAATCCACTTGTGTTTTTTAAAATATTTAAAAGTGAATTTCGGAAGTTGAAGAAGGTTTTTTGAGGATTTAAAGCTGCTAAAGTAGCACCGCCAACATGATACACTTTTGAGGTTCCGATATAAAATATTTTTCCACCTTTAGATTGCAAACGCCAGCAAAGATCGATTTCCTCTTGATGAGCGAAGTAGTCTTCATCCAGTCCGCCAGCTTTCCAAAAAGCTTGAGCTTTCACAAAAAGACAGGCTCCCGAAGCCCAAAAGATTTCAGAAATATCATTGTATTGACCTTCATCTTTTTCCAAAGTATCAAAAATGCGTCCACGGCAATAAGGGTAGCCGTATTTGTCAATGAATCCGCCAGCTGCTCCTGCATATTCAAAATATTCCTTGTTTTTATAATCAAGGATTTTTGGTTGAGCGGCAACTACCGAGTTATCTTTTTCGAATTCTGAAATGATTGGTTGTAACCAGTTTTTAGTTACTTCAACATCACTGTTAAGAAGAACGAAGATTTCTTCGGAAAGATTTTTTAGTGCATCGTTATAACCTTTCGCATAGCCGCCATTCACTCTGTTTTGAATGATTTGTACCGTCGGAAAAAATTCTGAAATAAAAGAAACGGAATCATCTGTAGAATCATTATCTGCAACATAAATGGTAGCTTCGGAAGAAAAATTTACCACTGAGGGTAGGAATTTTTCGAGCAAATCCTTTCCGTTCCAATTGAGTATGACCACTGCTACTTTCACGCTGCAAACTTAATCAAAAGTAGTTAATTCGGGATTTGGGATTTGGGATTTGTTAAGCCGAATCCCAAATCCCGAATTACCTAATCCCTAACCGGAATATCTTTCAGAAAATTATAGCGTTTATTTTCAAAATCTATTTGACAATAAAAGTGTTCCAAGCCGTTGGTAACCATTAGATATTCAGCATCTAACGCAAGGTTGTATCTGGCAATTTGATCAAAAGTGAGCTGGGTAATCGGTATTGACGGCGCTTTGCATTCCACAATCAAAAATATACTGCCGTCGTTGTTGAAAACCACAACGTCATATCTTTTTATTGTGTTGTTAAGTTTCAATTGTTTTTCAACGTTTATAAGGCTTTTGGGATATTTTTTTTCTTTCAAAAGAAATTGAACAACGTGCAATCGAACCCATTCCTCTGGTGCGAGTACCACGAATTTTTTTCGAATTTCATCAAAAACCAACGTTTTATTTTCGCTACTTTTGAAGCGGAAGGAATATTTGGGGAAGTTGAGGTTTTGCATCGAGTAAAAGTAATAAATTCCGAATTTCAAGTGCCAAATCCTAAATAAATCTCAAAAATTCAAAATTTAAAAATAACTCAGAAACTAGAAACCAAAAACATTTTCTTTTTCTAAACTCATAAACTTTTAAACCTTTTCATGCCTTTAGACAAAGTTAAATCCATCATCAACGATATTAAAAACGGAAACACTAAACCAATCTACTTTTTGATGGGTGAGGAGCCGTATTATATTGATGGCATTTCAAAATACATTGAACAGCAGGTTTTGTCTGAAGAAGAAAAGGGTTTCAACCAGATGGTGCTTTACGGTCGTGATGTTACTATTGAAGATATTATCAGCAACGCCAAGCGCTACCCTATGATGGCTGAAAAACAAGTTGTGATTGTTAAAGAGGCGCAAGACCTTTCCAGAACTATAGAAAATTTGGTGAGTTATGCCGCTAATCCGCAACCTACAACCATTTTAGTGCTTTGCTACAAATATAAAACCTTAGATAAGCGAAAGAAACTTGCTAAAACAGCCGCCAAAACAGGTGTTCTTTTTGAAAGCAAAAAATTATACGACAATCAAGTTCCAGATTGGATAAAGCGAGTTTTGGCGGGTAAAGGATATACAATCACTCCAAAAGCCGCGCAAATGTTGGTGGAGTTTCTAGGGAATGATTTAGGAAAAGTAAACAATGAGCTTGAAAAGTTGCAGCTAATTTTAAAACCTGGAGAGCAAATCACACCACAAATAATTGAAGAAAATATTGGAATCAGCAAGGATTTCAACAACTTTGAATTACAGAATGCCATTGGTGCAAAGGATATAAAAAAGGCATTTGCCATTATTCAATATTTTTCGCAGAACCCAAAAAACAATCCGTTGGTGGTGACGGTATCTTTGCTTTACAGTTTCTTTTCAAAATTGTTGAAATATCACGCACTAACCAACAAAGGCGATGCAGCAAAAGCATTGGGAGTTCATCCTTTCTTTATAAAAGATTACCAAACTGCAGCCCGCAATTATCCTATGAAAAAAGTTAGTGCGATTATATCTGCAATTCGTGAAGTAGATATGAAAAGTAAAGGAGTAGGCGCTGCTAACCTTCCACAAGGCGATTTGTTGAAAGAATTGTTGGTTAATATTTTTAATTAATATCATTACAATTTGTACTGCCAACTGCAACTGCCAACTAAAAACTTATTTCCTATCAACCGAATACTTTCCAGGACCCAAAAACGCAATTGCAAGAAAGCCGACTAAAAACAGTATTGCTTTTTCTTTTGTTCCCAAAGGATCAGCGGCATGAACTATAAAAGCAGCAACTGCCATTGTAATTATTACGGGAATTGAAGTTAATCGAGTTTTGAATCCAACAATAACAAGTATAGGAAAAAGAACTTCACCCATATTGACCAAAATTAAGGATGCGGTAGCTCCAATACCAATAGGATCGCCAAAAGATAAATCGCCAGAAAGCAATTTCAACAGTTTTGGTATTCCGTGAGTTAGCATCATTCCACCAAAACCTATGCGAAGTAATAGTAATCCTAAGTTATGACTAGATGTGTTGTTCATAATTATTTATATTTTGAAAATTTTAAAAAACGAATATAATAAAACTAAACTTTCAAATTAAAAAATAACCGATTTTCAAAAAATTGGAACAGCCCTTTTTTAAATGTATTTTTGCAGCTTCAAAGAAATCTTGAATGAAAAAAATTACAGCTTGGTTTGCCGCGGCTAGATTGCGAACATTACCGCTTTCGGTTTCGGGGATTATTGTGGGAGCGTCTTTTGGCAATGAGCATTCGCTAATTGAAAGACCTTTGGCTTTCGGTTTTGGAGGTTCATCTGTTTGGCAATCTGGTCTTTTCTGGTTGGCAATATTCGTTACTGTTGGCTTCCAAGTACTTTCAAATTTCGCAAACGATTATGGCGATGGCATCCGTGGAACCGATACTATAAGACACGGAGAAAAACGAATGGTCGCTTCGGGAATTATTTCACCCAAAGAAATGAAAATCGGGATGTTCATTATAGGAATCATCACTTTCATTCTAGCTTCAATTTTAATCTTTATGGCTTTTGGAAATGAAAGTCTTATAATTTCATTTATATTTTTCAATCTTGCTATTGTTTCAATAATTGCCGCCGTAAAATATACTGTTGGTAAAAAAGCATACGGCTACTCTGGCTTGGGCGATGTTTTCGTGTTTCTGTTTTTTGGATTGGTAAGTGTTTTGGGAAGTTATTATTTATTTACACATTTCATCAATTGGCAACTCATTTTACCGGCAATTGCAATTGGATGTTTTAGTGCTGCTGTATTAAATCTTAACAATATGCGCGATATCGAAAATGACGCGGCTGCCGGAAAAAACACGTTAGTTGTAAAATTGGGAAGTGAAAAGTCAAAACGATATCACACTTTTCTATTAATTTTTGGGATGTTGAGCGCTGTTTTATTCACATTCCTAAACTATGTTGAGCCATTGCAATTTGTATATCTCATTGCTTTTGTTCCGTTCTTATTAAACATTAAAACAGTATTCAAAAATAAAGAACCTAAATTGTTAGATGCAGAATTGAAAAAGGTTGCCTTGAGCACTTTTTTGTTTGCAATCTTGTTTAGTATATTTATGTAATAAAAAAAAGCTATGAAAATTACATTCTACGGTCAAAATTGCCTCGGTATTGAAATAAAAGGAAAACACATTATAGTAGATCCTTTCATTTCCGGAAATGACTTGGCAAAAGACAAAATAGACGTTGACAGTCTGAAAGCCGATTATATTCTGCTAACGCACGCACATCAAGATCATACCTTAGATGCTGCAAGAATAGCGAGAAGAACTGGTGCTATTATTGTTAGCAATTTTGAAATTGCAAATCATTATGAAGCAAAAGGCATTGAGGTTCATCCAATGAATCACGGTGGAAGCTGGAAGTTTGAGTTTGGAAAGGTGAAGTTTGTAAACGCCATTCACACCAGCAGTTTTCCTGATGGCAGTTACGGCGGCCAGCCTGGCGGTTTTGTAATTGAAGGCGAACACAAAAACATCTACATTGCAGGCGATACTGCCTTAACGATGGATATGAAATTAATCCCAATGCATACAAAACTGGATTTGGCGATTCTTCCCATCGGCGATAACTTTACTATGGGAATAGACGACGCGATTATTGCCAGCGATTTTGTGCAGTGCGATAAAGTGCTAGGCGTACATTATGATACGTTCGGTTATATAGAAATTGACCACGAAGAAGCAAAGCGTAAGTTTTATGATGCCAATAAGGATTTGATGTTATTAGAAATAGGAGAGTCTATTGAACTATAAATAAACAATCAATTTGTAGGCTCGCGATTTATCGCGTGCCAAACAGAATACAGCAACTTTGCGTCTTTGTGAGAAAAAAATGAAAGCTGAATTTCAAAAACATATCCTAATCTTCAAACGTCCCAGCGGAACTTCTCGAGGGGTTTTGAACACGAAAGAAACGTATTTTCTTGTTCTTAAAAACGAAGAAAGTTTTGGAGTGGGAGAGTGTGGCTTGCTTCGCGGACTGAGCATAGATGATCTTCCAGAATATGAAGAAGAGTTGAAAGGAGTATGCGAGAATATTGATTTAGGCGTAAATGAAGCAAATTTATACGAAGCCTTACAAGAATTTCCATCAATTCAGTTTGGCTTGGAAACCGCCTTCAAATCTTTAAATTCAAAAAACCCGTTTGAAATTTTTTCTTCGGAATTTACGCGTGGCGAAGCTTCAATCCCAATAAATGGTTTGGTTTGGATGGGTGATAAAGTTTTTATGAAGGAACAGATTTCAGAAAAACTGAAACAAGGTTTCACTTGCATCAAAATGAAGATCGGCGCGATTGATTTCAAAACCGAATTGGAGCTTTTAAAATCAATACGCAAAGAATTTTCAGCTTCAGAAGTAGAATTACGCGCAGATGCAAACGGTGCTTTTTCACCCAAAGAAGCGCTAGAGAAATTGAAAGTACTTTCAGATTTACAACTTCATTCCATAGAACAACCCATAAAACAAGGACAATGGCAAGAAATGGCGCGACTTTGTGAAGAAACGCCACTTGCAATAGCATTGGATGAGGAACTTATCGGCGTTTTTTCAGAAGAAGAAAAAAACAACTTGCTCAACACTATAAAACCACAATTCATCATCTTAAAACCCTCGTTAATTGGCGGTTTTCGCGGAAGCGATAGGTGGATAAACCTCGCAGAAAAGCACAATGCCGGTTGGTGGATTACTTCGGCCTTGGAAAGCAATGTAGGTTTGAGTGCTATTTCGCAATATACCTTCACAAAAAACAGTAAATTGCCGCAAGGTTTGGGCACGGGTAGCCTTTACACAAATAATATTGAAAGTCCACTGAGAGTTTCCAATGGAGCACTACATTATAATCAAAATGCTAATTGGAATTTTCAGTTTTAAATTTTATCTCATAACTAAAATCAAAAAATGTACATAAAACAAGCCTTTAAATCCCTGCACGAATGGTGGCGCTATCTAGTAGGTTTTATTGTAATTTTTCTTGCTAGTCAGTTTGGGTCTATTCCATTACTTATGGCAGTTATGTTTAAAGTGATGGCTGATGGTGGAGACATAGAATCCATTCAAGATCCGAATGTAATGATGACAGTTTTGGATTCTAACCTCACGCTGTTTTTGATGTTGCTCAGTTTTGCAGTTGGTTTATTAGGCGTTTATTTTGTGGTTCGCTACCTTCATAGACAACCATTTGTTGAACTAACAACCTCACGAAAAAAAACCGATTGGGGCCGTATTTTTTTCGGTTTTGGACTTATAACAATAACCACACTTGTGGTAACTGGTTTAGATTATTATAGCAATCCAGAAGATTACGTTTTGCAATTCGATTTGGTTCCTTTTGTAATTCTAGCGGTTATTGCTGTAATTATGATTCCATTGCAAACAAGTTTTGAGGAATATCTCTTTAGGGGTTATTTAATGCAAGGAATTGGTGTAATGGCAAAAAATAAATGGTTGCCTTTAATTATTACATCAGTAGTTTTTGGTGGACTGCACCTCGCTAATCCAGAGGTGGATAAGTTTGGAAACATAATAATGATTTATTACATAGGTACAGGTTTTTTCTTAGGAATAATGACTTTGATGGACGAAGGAATGGAACTAGCGCTAGGTTTCCACGCTGGAAATAACTTGATTACGGCGCTTTTGGTAACTGCGGATTGGACCGTTTTTAAGACTAATTCAGTTCTTAAAGATATTTCAGATCCTTCTGCAGGATTTGATGTAATTGCTCCGGTGCTAATTCTATATCCAATTTTCTTACTCCTTATGGCTTGGCGCTACAAATGGTGTGATTGGGGTGGGAAACTCTTTGGGAAAGTGGAAGAACCAGTTGTTATTGTAGAAGAAAACAATCCGAATTCAACATTTATTGAATAGTGAAACAGTTGTTGCATCCAAATTTTAAATTAAACAGCGAGGCTTTTTCTTCTTCGGAAGCGTTAAAGAAACATGCGAAATTTCTATGCGAAAAAGGGAAGAATGATGAAACCACCATTGGGAAATTTATTTCTGAATGGTTAGATGAAAATGATTTCATTACTGTAAAAACCTCAGGTTCTACAGGAGTTCCAAAAGAAATTAAACTTCAAAAAAACCACGTTTTTAACAGTGCAGAAGCTACGACAACTTACTTCGATTTAAAGGAAGAAACTAAAGCATTACTATGCCTTCCTTCAGAATATATTGCTGGAAAGATGATGTTAGTCCGTGCAATGACGGGGGGTTGGGATTTACACACGGGGGCGCCAGATAAGAATCCTTTGGAAAATGCTAACGACGATTTTGATTTTACGGCAATGGTTCCATACCAAGTTTTTCATTCTTTATCAGATTTACATAATGTGAAAAAACTTATTGTTGGTGGAGGAGCAATTCCGTGGAAGTTGGAGGAACAACTACAAAAAATCAAAACGCAAGTTTTTGCAACCTACGGAATGACTGAAACCATCAGTCATATCGCGGTTCGACCTGTTAATGGAGTTGGTAAATCTGTT comes from Aequorivita sublithincola DSM 14238 and encodes:
- a CDS encoding OmpA/MotB family protein, which translates into the protein MKKLLILAMCSGLVFTSCVSKKKYTELETKQKNTQDLLNTATVKLNDCLSDRAASMARAKELEERLADMKKTNSDLIQSSKDLTMLTSKGATNLEKSLESLKEKDLKITRLQDALTKKDSVTLALVTSLKREVGMNDPDIEVNVEKGVVYISLSDKVIFKSGSYQISNRATEILTKVAKVINGKPDFEAMVEGHTDNVPYGKRGELLDNWDLSVKRATAIVRELQNLGVAPSRLVAAGRSEYVPLVPNTTAENRATNRRTRILVLPKIDQFYDMIEKEMKNLETGGK
- a CDS encoding glycosyltransferase family 2 protein; this translates as MKVAVVILNWNGKDLLEKFLPSVVNFSSEATIYVADNDSTDDSVSFISEFFPTVQIIQNRVNGGYAKGYNDALKNLSEEIFVLLNSDVEVTKNWLQPIISEFEKDNSVVAAQPKILDYKNKEYFEYAGAAGGFIDKYGYPYCRGRIFDTLEKDEGQYNDISEIFWASGACLFVKAQAFWKAGGLDEDYFAHQEEIDLCWRLQSKGGKIFYIGTSKVYHVGGATLAALNPQKTFFNFRNSLLNILKNTSGFSTFSSIFARMLLDGIAAFQFLIQGKPKHFVAILKAHFSFYGLFPKFLKKRKKYSSNFKYFKIKSIVFQYFMRKKKYFNKL
- a CDS encoding type I restriction enzyme HsdR N-terminal domain-containing protein — its product is MQNLNFPKYSFRFKSSENKTLVFDEIRKKFVVLAPEEWVRLHVVQFLLKEKKYPKSLINVEKQLKLNNTIKRYDVVVFNNDGSIFLIVECKAPSIPITQLTFDQIARYNLALDAEYLMVTNGLEHFYCQIDFENKRYNFLKDIPVRD
- the holA gene encoding DNA polymerase III subunit delta, whose product is MPLDKVKSIINDIKNGNTKPIYFLMGEEPYYIDGISKYIEQQVLSEEEKGFNQMVLYGRDVTIEDIISNAKRYPMMAEKQVVIVKEAQDLSRTIENLVSYAANPQPTTILVLCYKYKTLDKRKKLAKTAAKTGVLFESKKLYDNQVPDWIKRVLAGKGYTITPKAAQMLVEFLGNDLGKVNNELEKLQLILKPGEQITPQIIEENIGISKDFNNFELQNAIGAKDIKKAFAIIQYFSQNPKNNPLVVTVSLLYSFFSKLLKYHALTNKGDAAKALGVHPFFIKDYQTAARNYPMKKVSAIISAIREVDMKSKGVGAANLPQGDLLKELLVNIFN
- a CDS encoding DoxX family protein; the protein is MNNTSSHNLGLLLLRIGFGGMMLTHGIPKLLKLLSGDLSFGDPIGIGATASLILVNMGEVLFPILVIVGFKTRLTSIPVIITMAVAAFIVHAADPLGTKEKAILFLVGFLAIAFLGPGKYSVDRK
- the menA gene encoding 1,4-dihydroxy-2-naphthoate octaprenyltransferase, with product MKKITAWFAAARLRTLPLSVSGIIVGASFGNEHSLIERPLAFGFGGSSVWQSGLFWLAIFVTVGFQVLSNFANDYGDGIRGTDTIRHGEKRMVASGIISPKEMKIGMFIIGIITFILASILIFMAFGNESLIISFIFFNLAIVSIIAAVKYTVGKKAYGYSGLGDVFVFLFFGLVSVLGSYYLFTHFINWQLILPAIAIGCFSAAVLNLNNMRDIENDAAAGKNTLVVKLGSEKSKRYHTFLLIFGMLSAVLFTFLNYVEPLQFVYLIAFVPFLLNIKTVFKNKEPKLLDAELKKVALSTFLFAILFSIFM
- a CDS encoding metal-dependent hydrolase: MKITFYGQNCLGIEIKGKHIIVDPFISGNDLAKDKIDVDSLKADYILLTHAHQDHTLDAARIARRTGAIIVSNFEIANHYEAKGIEVHPMNHGGSWKFEFGKVKFVNAIHTSSFPDGSYGGQPGGFVIEGEHKNIYIAGDTALTMDMKLIPMHTKLDLAILPIGDNFTMGIDDAIIASDFVQCDKVLGVHYDTFGYIEIDHEEAKRKFYDANKDLMLLEIGESIEL
- a CDS encoding o-succinylbenzoate synthase; amino-acid sequence: MKAEFQKHILIFKRPSGTSRGVLNTKETYFLVLKNEESFGVGECGLLRGLSIDDLPEYEEELKGVCENIDLGVNEANLYEALQEFPSIQFGLETAFKSLNSKNPFEIFSSEFTRGEASIPINGLVWMGDKVFMKEQISEKLKQGFTCIKMKIGAIDFKTELELLKSIRKEFSASEVELRADANGAFSPKEALEKLKVLSDLQLHSIEQPIKQGQWQEMARLCEETPLAIALDEELIGVFSEEEKNNLLNTIKPQFIILKPSLIGGFRGSDRWINLAEKHNAGWWITSALESNVGLSAISQYTFTKNSKLPQGLGTGSLYTNNIESPLRVSNGALHYNQNANWNFQF
- a CDS encoding CPBP family intramembrane glutamic endopeptidase; protein product: MYIKQAFKSLHEWWRYLVGFIVIFLASQFGSIPLLMAVMFKVMADGGDIESIQDPNVMMTVLDSNLTLFLMLLSFAVGLLGVYFVVRYLHRQPFVELTTSRKKTDWGRIFFGFGLITITTLVVTGLDYYSNPEDYVLQFDLVPFVILAVIAVIMIPLQTSFEEYLFRGYLMQGIGVMAKNKWLPLIITSVVFGGLHLANPEVDKFGNIIMIYYIGTGFFLGIMTLMDEGMELALGFHAGNNLITALLVTADWTVFKTNSVLKDISDPSAGFDVIAPVLILYPIFLLLMAWRYKWCDWGGKLFGKVEEPVVIVEENNPNSTFIE
- a CDS encoding AMP-binding protein is translated as MKQLLHPNFKLNSEAFSSSEALKKHAKFLCEKGKNDETTIGKFISEWLDENDFITVKTSGSTGVPKEIKLQKNHVFNSAEATTTYFDLKEETKALLCLPSEYIAGKMMLVRAMTGGWDLHTGAPDKNPLENANDDFDFTAMVPYQVFHSLSDLHNVKKLIVGGGAIPWKLEEQLQKIKTQVFATYGMTETISHIAVRPVNGVGKSVVFSALPKVNFSQTENGCLQIHASEISEEMVVTNDVVELISSTSFKFLGRIDNVINTGGVKVHPETVEEKLSQHINQQFFIASEKDDALGEQVILIVETDENISLENFYEAFQNISNFEKPRKIYTLSKFHYTETGKIKRAEVLKTLFGN